A genomic segment from Tuwongella immobilis encodes:
- a CDS encoding DedA family protein: MNEAIITALWQYATVFALLVGAGFGLPMPEELPIAIGGGMVGHASEDPNSWLVWWIMLPLCMIGVVLADVTLYLSGRIWGVKLLEKQWVRKILPVDKQARIRRNFEQYGISILLAARLTPGVRTPVFMMAGVTGMPLHRFLLADGLYAIPGVTLIFTLGYFLGDRFVDAVRAVGQYKPLIIAVLLGVIIGYLLHSLLRRPMATGHPEDIPIIGKQVDSLMLRTDAKSPRPDDRSSAVRVEPVRAEPERPSQPPRNSP; the protein is encoded by the coding sequence ATGAACGAAGCGATCATAACCGCGCTGTGGCAGTACGCTACCGTCTTCGCCCTCCTGGTTGGCGCAGGGTTCGGCCTGCCAATGCCCGAAGAATTGCCCATCGCCATCGGCGGAGGGATGGTCGGCCACGCCAGCGAAGATCCCAACAGTTGGTTGGTGTGGTGGATCATGCTCCCTCTGTGCATGATCGGCGTCGTTCTCGCGGATGTCACCTTATATCTGAGCGGCCGAATCTGGGGGGTGAAACTCCTGGAAAAACAGTGGGTCCGCAAAATTCTGCCAGTCGATAAGCAAGCTCGCATTCGTCGAAACTTCGAGCAATATGGCATTTCAATTCTTCTGGCCGCGCGACTGACTCCGGGAGTGCGAACGCCAGTATTCATGATGGCGGGTGTCACTGGAATGCCGCTGCATCGGTTCCTGCTTGCCGATGGGCTGTACGCAATTCCCGGCGTGACACTCATTTTCACGCTCGGCTATTTTCTGGGAGATCGCTTTGTTGATGCCGTGCGAGCAGTGGGGCAATACAAACCGTTGATTATCGCCGTGCTCCTGGGTGTCATCATCGGCTATCTGCTGCATTCGCTGCTGCGGCGCCCCATGGCGACGGGTCACCCCGAAGATATCCCCATCATCGGCAAACAAGTCGATTCGCTCATGCTGCGGACCGACGCCAAATCGCCCCGCCCCGATGATCGATCTTCTGCGGTTCGCGTGGAGCCGGTTCGTGCGGAGCCAGAGCGCCCCAGCCAGCCGCCCCGAAATTCTCCCTAA
- a CDS encoding sugar phosphate isomerase/epimerase family protein, whose product MKLGLINSAWVQAGQGTAYGIRKTKEIGFDTIDIFADPLDLDPTEKELIAGECQAAGLPIVSVACVAVGLIDFNPSVQRFHRQRCEAYLDLVRDWNAKNLLLVLGEYIWERQVIPPQEQWQTAVAQLRHLGQYAADRGIEIALEMEPFQLSLLNRVEAMVQFLDAVNHPAVAANIDISHMVLAHDPPESLRKLAGRAIHVHLSDCDGKVHGDLPPGRGVIDFAPYLREIHALGIAGSISIELEYSPEPSKIVEWVTEAYAATDALMQAEGLRS is encoded by the coding sequence ATGAAATTGGGCCTCATCAATTCGGCATGGGTGCAAGCGGGACAGGGAACCGCGTACGGAATCCGAAAGACCAAAGAAATCGGCTTTGACACGATCGATATATTTGCCGACCCGCTCGATTTGGACCCAACTGAGAAAGAACTCATCGCCGGCGAATGCCAAGCGGCGGGCTTACCCATCGTGAGCGTCGCTTGTGTCGCCGTCGGATTGATCGATTTTAATCCGTCCGTGCAGCGATTCCATCGCCAACGCTGCGAAGCGTACTTGGATTTGGTCCGCGATTGGAACGCCAAGAATCTGCTGCTGGTGCTGGGCGAATACATTTGGGAACGCCAGGTGATTCCGCCTCAGGAGCAATGGCAAACGGCGGTGGCGCAACTTCGGCATTTGGGGCAATATGCGGCAGATCGGGGGATTGAGATTGCCCTGGAAATGGAGCCGTTCCAACTATCGTTGCTCAATCGTGTGGAAGCGATGGTGCAATTTTTGGATGCGGTGAATCATCCCGCCGTTGCTGCGAATATCGATATTTCGCACATGGTTTTGGCCCATGATCCGCCCGAATCATTGCGGAAACTCGCCGGTCGGGCGATTCACGTCCACCTCTCCGATTGCGATGGCAAGGTCCATGGCGATCTGCCACCCGGACGCGGAGTCATCGATTTTGCACCGTATTTGCGAGAAATTCACGCACTTGGCATCGCCGGTTCGATTAGCATCGAGTTAGAATATTCTCCCGAACCGAGCAAAATCGTCGAATGGGTCACGGAAGCGTATGCGGCAACCGATGCGTTGATGCAAGCCGAAGGATTGCGTTCGTAA
- a CDS encoding ATP-binding protein, translated as MLRQPAEVKYADELAYLIGVDTAPRPFTWRLSPRMVRTFILGSKPSDKLDREIKQKFYGDPSVVERAIVTLASDRGLLLIGDPGTGKSWLAELLAAAVCGNSTHVVQGTAGTTEDQIKYSWNVAMVIAAGQSQQSLIPSPIMTAMKKGEIGRFEELTRCTSDVQDALISILSEKYVSVPELSGGDGVVFAQPGFNIIATANSRDRGVNDLSTALKRRFNFVQIPVVTNKKTEKEIVLFRTKELLARNQFSVDVPPALMDVLLQTFADMRQAAAAATSDDSKLESSLSTAEQIGVLEDAVLHGQFFGQSMLDSATLAKSIVGTLVRRIPEDVSILNKFWHSVVEKHAKEDKGEWVSFLQGGKDAMSNMS; from the coding sequence ATTTTGCGTCAACCGGCGGAAGTGAAATATGCCGATGAATTGGCGTATCTGATTGGCGTGGATACTGCACCGCGACCGTTTACCTGGCGATTGTCGCCGCGGATGGTGCGGACATTTATTCTCGGTTCCAAGCCATCGGATAAGCTCGACCGCGAAATCAAGCAGAAATTTTACGGCGATCCCAGCGTCGTGGAACGGGCGATTGTCACGTTGGCATCGGATCGCGGGTTGCTGCTGATCGGCGATCCGGGCACGGGCAAAAGTTGGCTGGCGGAATTGCTGGCGGCGGCGGTGTGCGGAAACTCCACGCACGTCGTGCAAGGCACCGCCGGAACGACCGAAGATCAGATCAAATACTCCTGGAACGTGGCGATGGTGATTGCCGCCGGTCAATCGCAGCAATCGCTGATTCCATCGCCGATTATGACCGCCATGAAAAAGGGCGAAATTGGCCGATTTGAAGAACTCACGCGCTGCACCTCCGACGTGCAAGATGCGTTGATCTCGATCCTTTCGGAAAAGTATGTCTCGGTGCCGGAATTGTCCGGCGGCGACGGGGTGGTCTTCGCTCAGCCGGGGTTCAACATCATTGCCACCGCGAATAGTCGGGATCGCGGCGTCAACGACCTGTCCACCGCGCTGAAGCGGCGGTTCAATTTCGTTCAGATTCCCGTGGTCACCAATAAGAAAACTGAAAAGGAAATCGTGCTGTTCCGCACCAAGGAACTGCTGGCTCGCAATCAATTCAGCGTCGATGTTCCGCCCGCACTCATGGATGTGCTGCTGCAAACCTTTGCGGATATGCGACAAGCAGCGGCAGCGGCGACAAGCGACGATTCCAAGCTGGAATCGTCACTCTCCACGGCGGAACAGATTGGCGTGCTGGAAGATGCGGTCCTGCATGGGCAGTTCTTTGGCCAGTCGATGCTGGATTCCGCAACCTTGGCGAAATCGATTGTTGGCACACTGGTGCGACGGATTCCGGAAGATGTCTCGATTTTGAACAAATTCTGGCATAGCGTCGTCGAAAAGCACGCGAAGGAAGATAAGGGCGAATGGGTGTCGTTTCTGCAAGGCGGAAAAGACGCGATGTCCAACATGAGCTAA
- a CDS encoding outer membrane protein assembly factor BamB family protein: MYIQTECPECRSRYQVRPEKINKSMRCPNPQCMTVFKVFPLPETLDAPSIMQSDEPPMLLSPMPPSSGFGGSRPEPAARPEPAARPDLPIRFDLPATPEPPPPVPQTDPFRGNDNDLPMADFQLPSEPPVPPPVTAAQPPIAPPEEVVWSPDESLPDAPLPNLPPVAPEPIEPTRSRQVPPDLLLDLDAPREPERAKRPERSERKSSDGDSRPDSRRADSTRDSGSRSRSKSDRRNRADSDDPFRGSATRTPPADSSADDPDADLPDWQPRRKRWAGPLLIGLIVAFVLSVSIGSYLYYDYTVMRESREAEVAKTTYDDKKFAESGELYRKLMTEYPTSRRSKEYRFFADISDLRRTIYSVISRAEPDASMQAMDQFVTDHAEDPFLKPDRYAVDLWETLQKLVEDLIAGAEDKLGNGELAAVEQRLPAIERFLEAYTRYQPSDAQPSNFAKQVETIRARITTRRARDEAVAYLRKLGEVPSETNIKAMERWIDDKGLRRDSEALAILAKARKAQQDAIRYVALEPPTEPQVAKVPAFQQMLVTTPVDVPLEWQMRRTNSAPATGVFLAQNKGVLVALDADQGTPRWAVRVGIDQESLPPPLLSGNPEIRKPPEVVLVLSQEAEQILLTARLLATGQALWQQPLEHPPIGQPVLIGRRAFLPLRDDRGTIAVFETTTGNRLGNLITERRLDAGGVRLPGTGYLFFPAEERDVFVFDVEKLAADGSRLDPICVGLLKTNHPARSLRTAPIMLQPGNAEEQPAHLLLVQADGVERIRLRAFAIPPVQTPAPWPDPVSHELGMLGSLNRSPSTDEERLAIVTDRGELGLFGVNQLGNRDSILFPWLRETLRVNETGLVVPSAVAGANAPAGQIPRTAQVVYLDDTSLWMICNDRLYICGIGFDPIRGPRLAMVRPPLEIGSLVHPAQVRFAGDMVCLVTQNQANNTCLVTNLEVATGKIVWQRQVGNRLESAVPIPGDRLGILDRSGAVQILDPATDAKLSEQWRTVTDRPDFSKPIAKLVGVPSLMTDATDLLAFVSIEVDGGTALEVSRVRSGVPATRLRYRINAPLAGDCLKLGNAFILPLADGSTYRLPLKSGVSPEPGPGWREKAVASAKPPILVAISSDEFLISDGDRVLKRIRWPADQPFEIVGERTLLQPLQGSIAAMPGDKPMVVIRDRTQTVSVLQGAAFEQTVRQWRGETAGRFPSGPLTAGPWVLPTETGPIILVVVQGAQLVALNPNDASPSWTMQLPQAGEIQEPRYRDGQVWITLLDRVIRVGLDSGRITETLPFPVGTASAGGILPYGPQSWLVPLSDGTLLELSREAAVRAAGPSPAITAPE, encoded by the coding sequence GTGTATATTCAGACCGAATGTCCGGAATGTCGTAGTCGCTATCAAGTCCGACCCGAGAAGATCAACAAGTCGATGCGGTGTCCCAATCCGCAATGCATGACGGTCTTCAAGGTGTTTCCGCTCCCGGAAACGCTGGATGCGCCCAGTATCATGCAGTCGGATGAGCCGCCGATGCTGCTCTCGCCGATGCCACCCAGCTCCGGTTTCGGTGGGTCGCGTCCCGAACCGGCTGCGCGTCCCGAACCGGCCGCGCGTCCCGATTTGCCGATTCGGTTTGATCTCCCGGCGACACCCGAACCGCCGCCGCCGGTTCCGCAAACCGATCCGTTTCGCGGCAACGATAACGATCTGCCGATGGCCGATTTCCAGTTGCCGAGCGAGCCACCCGTTCCGCCGCCGGTAACGGCCGCCCAACCGCCGATTGCACCCCCGGAAGAAGTCGTCTGGTCGCCGGATGAATCGCTGCCCGATGCGCCGCTCCCGAATCTGCCGCCGGTGGCCCCCGAGCCGATCGAACCGACTCGTTCTCGGCAAGTTCCCCCCGATTTGCTGTTGGATCTTGACGCACCACGGGAACCCGAGCGAGCCAAACGGCCTGAGCGATCCGAACGGAAATCCAGCGATGGGGATTCTCGTCCGGACAGTCGCCGTGCCGACTCCACGCGGGATTCCGGGAGTCGATCGCGGTCGAAATCGGATCGTCGCAATCGCGCTGATTCGGATGACCCATTCCGAGGCAGCGCGACACGGACGCCACCCGCCGATTCATCCGCCGATGATCCCGACGCCGATTTGCCAGACTGGCAGCCACGTCGCAAACGCTGGGCCGGTCCGTTGCTCATTGGCTTGATTGTCGCGTTCGTCTTATCCGTGTCGATCGGATCCTATCTGTATTACGATTACACGGTGATGCGTGAATCACGCGAAGCGGAAGTGGCCAAGACCACGTACGATGACAAGAAATTTGCCGAGTCGGGGGAACTCTATCGCAAGTTGATGACGGAATATCCAACGAGTCGGCGATCGAAAGAGTATCGATTCTTTGCGGATATCAGTGATTTGCGACGGACGATCTATTCGGTCATCAGTCGGGCCGAACCCGATGCATCGATGCAAGCGATGGATCAATTTGTGACCGATCACGCGGAGGATCCCTTCCTAAAGCCGGATCGGTATGCCGTCGATTTGTGGGAGACGCTGCAAAAGCTGGTGGAAGACCTCATCGCCGGGGCAGAGGACAAACTCGGCAACGGGGAGTTGGCGGCAGTCGAACAACGGCTCCCCGCCATCGAGCGATTCCTGGAGGCCTACACGCGCTACCAGCCGAGCGACGCCCAACCTTCCAACTTTGCGAAACAGGTGGAGACGATCCGCGCCCGGATCACCACCCGTCGAGCCCGAGATGAAGCGGTCGCCTATCTGCGAAAGCTGGGCGAAGTCCCCAGTGAGACGAACATTAAGGCAATGGAGCGTTGGATTGACGACAAGGGACTCCGTCGTGATTCGGAAGCTCTTGCCATTCTCGCCAAAGCCCGCAAAGCGCAACAGGATGCCATCCGCTATGTTGCGCTCGAACCGCCGACGGAGCCACAGGTTGCGAAAGTACCTGCCTTCCAGCAGATGCTCGTGACCACGCCGGTGGATGTGCCACTGGAATGGCAAATGCGTCGCACCAACTCCGCGCCTGCGACGGGGGTGTTTCTCGCTCAGAATAAAGGGGTGTTGGTGGCGCTGGATGCCGATCAAGGCACCCCACGTTGGGCTGTTCGGGTGGGCATCGATCAAGAATCGCTGCCGCCACCGTTGTTATCGGGCAATCCCGAAATTCGCAAACCTCCCGAAGTCGTCTTGGTGTTGTCACAAGAGGCGGAACAAATCTTGTTGACGGCCCGCTTGTTGGCGACGGGACAGGCATTGTGGCAACAACCGTTGGAACATCCACCGATTGGGCAGCCCGTGCTGATTGGTCGGCGAGCGTTTCTACCGTTGCGCGATGATCGCGGGACGATCGCCGTGTTTGAAACCACGACCGGCAACCGCTTGGGCAATCTGATTACCGAACGTCGGCTCGATGCCGGTGGAGTGCGATTACCCGGAACGGGGTATCTGTTCTTCCCAGCGGAAGAGCGCGATGTCTTCGTCTTTGATGTCGAGAAACTCGCCGCCGATGGTTCGCGACTCGATCCAATCTGCGTTGGGCTGTTGAAGACCAACCACCCTGCGCGTTCCTTGCGCACCGCACCGATCATGCTCCAACCGGGCAACGCCGAGGAACAGCCAGCGCATCTGCTGCTGGTTCAGGCCGATGGAGTCGAGCGCATTCGCCTGCGAGCGTTCGCGATTCCGCCCGTGCAAACGCCAGCTCCGTGGCCGGACCCAGTCTCACACGAACTGGGGATGCTCGGGAGTTTGAACCGATCGCCCAGCACCGATGAAGAACGCTTGGCCATTGTCACCGATCGCGGTGAGTTGGGACTCTTTGGAGTCAACCAACTTGGGAATCGGGACTCGATTCTGTTCCCCTGGCTGCGCGAGACGTTGCGGGTCAACGAAACCGGGCTGGTGGTACCATCCGCGGTGGCTGGAGCCAACGCCCCCGCAGGGCAGATCCCACGCACCGCGCAGGTAGTGTATCTGGACGATACCAGTTTGTGGATGATCTGTAACGATCGTCTGTATATTTGCGGGATCGGCTTCGATCCGATTCGCGGGCCACGCTTGGCGATGGTTCGACCGCCGCTCGAGATTGGCTCGTTGGTGCATCCCGCGCAAGTTCGATTTGCCGGGGACATGGTCTGTTTGGTGACGCAAAATCAGGCGAATAACACCTGTTTAGTCACGAATTTGGAAGTGGCGACCGGGAAGATCGTCTGGCAGCGGCAGGTGGGCAATCGCCTCGAATCCGCCGTGCCGATTCCCGGCGACCGGTTGGGGATTCTCGATCGCTCCGGTGCGGTGCAGATTCTCGACCCGGCGACGGATGCAAAACTGTCTGAGCAATGGCGAACCGTCACCGATCGTCCGGATTTCTCCAAACCGATCGCCAAGTTGGTCGGCGTTCCATCGCTGATGACGGATGCGACGGATTTACTCGCATTCGTCTCCATCGAAGTCGATGGGGGAACCGCGCTGGAAGTCTCCCGAGTGCGCTCCGGTGTACCGGCGACTCGCCTGCGCTATCGCATCAATGCACCGCTGGCAGGCGATTGTCTCAAGTTGGGCAATGCGTTTATTCTTCCATTGGCGGATGGATCGACCTACCGCTTGCCGCTCAAGAGCGGCGTCTCCCCCGAACCGGGACCAGGGTGGCGAGAAAAGGCCGTTGCGTCTGCCAAACCGCCAATCCTCGTGGCGATTTCGAGCGACGAATTTCTCATCTCCGACGGTGATCGTGTCCTCAAGCGGATTCGCTGGCCCGCCGATCAGCCGTTTGAGATTGTCGGCGAACGCACATTGCTACAACCGTTGCAGGGAAGTATCGCGGCGATGCCCGGCGACAAGCCGATGGTGGTGATCCGCGATCGCACCCAAACGGTCAGCGTGCTGCAAGGCGCGGCCTTCGAGCAGACTGTCCGCCAGTGGCGTGGCGAGACAGCGGGGCGATTCCCGAGCGGGCCGCTCACCGCCGGGCCATGGGTTTTGCCCACCGAAACGGGGCCAATCATTCTGGTGGTGGTGCAAGGCGCTCAACTGGTGGCACTGAATCCAAACGATGCGAGTCCGAGTTGGACCATGCAACTGCCGCAAGCGGGTGAGATTCAAGAGCCACGGTATCGCGATGGCCAAGTTTGGATTACGCTCTTGGATCGGGTGATTCGCGTGGGACTCGATTCGGGGCGCATCACCGAGACGCTCCCATTTCCAGTCGGGACGGCGAGTGCCGGCGGAATCCTGCCATATGGACCGCAATCCTGGCTCGTGCCGTTGAGCGATGGTACGCTGTTGGAATTATCTCGAGAGGCAGCCGTTCGCGCCGCCGGACCATCCCCCGCCATCACGGCACCGGAGTAA
- a CDS encoding VWA domain-containing protein: protein MSDNSLATTGTSADDLALRNQRQVIFWRLLATVFAMNSNAPNFQALAEEIAESLELPEAILEPTLGVDSLIQRYPDLEGDFDRLKEILTAPENPLADLAANDDADDDAEDSDDDADADAETEESAATPSVPPATTQPQAKAGLATESDASAGGPSVADALPTTADGEPKPDLRRSLVYSKLLLNVFGPNTQSRQITATQYNQWCKDVGRLEDVLGYRPGGLRGKSNAGGSGSGAGASSTGTGGGVPITDEELQAGIKAMEGQLIDRMHLREVLKDDQMAASLTPSMPLMEQLLRDKSNLSGNALKNAKSLISSYIQQLADVLRLQVMRAVKGKLDRSVPPKRVFRNLDLKRTLWKNLINYNPEDRRLYVQQLYYRQTATKSTPTRMIVVVDQSGSMVDAMVQCTILASIFAGLPRVDMHLMAFDTQVIDLTPWVQDPFEVLMRTNLGGGTLIRKALLEAMQKIEEPRNTALVLISDFFEGGSDQELLDTIVAIKTSGVKFIPVGAVTSSGYFSVSQFFRTKLKELGTPILTGNIKKLINELKNLL from the coding sequence ATGAGCGACAACTCGCTGGCGACGACTGGCACTTCTGCGGACGATCTCGCCCTACGAAATCAGCGGCAGGTGATCTTCTGGCGGCTCTTGGCCACCGTCTTTGCCATGAATTCCAACGCGCCGAATTTCCAAGCGCTTGCCGAGGAAATCGCGGAATCACTGGAACTGCCTGAAGCGATTCTCGAACCCACACTTGGAGTCGATTCGCTGATCCAGCGCTACCCCGATCTGGAGGGTGATTTTGATCGCCTCAAGGAGATTCTGACCGCGCCGGAGAATCCGCTCGCCGATCTCGCCGCCAATGACGATGCCGACGACGATGCGGAGGACTCCGACGACGATGCGGATGCCGATGCCGAAACGGAAGAATCGGCAGCGACGCCGAGTGTTCCTCCCGCAACGACGCAACCCCAAGCGAAAGCCGGACTTGCAACCGAAAGCGATGCATCGGCAGGTGGCCCGAGCGTGGCGGATGCGTTACCCACGACAGCCGACGGCGAACCAAAGCCGGATTTGCGGCGCAGTCTGGTCTATTCCAAGCTGTTGCTCAACGTCTTTGGGCCGAATACGCAATCGCGGCAGATCACGGCGACGCAGTACAACCAGTGGTGCAAAGACGTGGGTCGGCTGGAGGATGTCCTCGGCTATCGTCCGGGTGGTCTGCGGGGCAAATCCAACGCAGGCGGTTCGGGTTCGGGTGCGGGTGCCTCGTCGACTGGCACTGGCGGCGGGGTGCCGATCACCGATGAAGAATTGCAAGCGGGCATCAAGGCGATGGAAGGGCAATTGATCGACCGGATGCACCTGCGCGAGGTGCTCAAAGACGATCAGATGGCTGCGAGTCTGACACCGTCGATGCCGCTGATGGAGCAATTGCTGCGGGATAAATCGAATCTCTCTGGCAATGCCCTGAAGAACGCAAAATCGCTGATTTCCTCGTACATTCAGCAACTGGCGGATGTGTTGCGGTTGCAGGTCATGCGAGCCGTGAAGGGGAAACTCGATCGCTCGGTTCCACCGAAACGGGTGTTCCGAAACTTGGATTTGAAGCGGACGCTTTGGAAGAACCTCATCAATTACAATCCCGAGGATCGTCGGCTTTATGTGCAGCAGTTGTACTATCGTCAGACGGCGACCAAATCAACGCCCACGCGGATGATCGTGGTGGTGGATCAATCCGGTTCGATGGTCGATGCAATGGTCCAATGCACGATTCTGGCCTCGATTTTCGCCGGTCTGCCGCGCGTGGATATGCACCTAATGGCGTTCGATACGCAAGTCATCGACTTGACGCCGTGGGTGCAAGATCCGTTTGAAGTGCTAATGCGCACGAATCTGGGCGGCGGCACGCTGATCCGCAAGGCATTGCTGGAAGCGATGCAGAAAATCGAAGAACCACGCAACACCGCGTTGGTGCTGATCTCCGACTTTTTCGAAGGTGGCAGCGACCAGGAATTGCTCGATACCATCGTCGCCATCAAGACTTCCGGCGTGAAATTCATCCCCGTCGGTGCTGTCACCAGCTCGGGATATTTCTCCGTCAGCCAGTTCTTCCGCACCAAGTTGAAGGAACTCGGCACCCCCATTTTGACTGGCAACATCAAGAAACTGATCAACGAACTCAAAAATTTGCTGTAA